From a region of the Spelaeicoccus albus genome:
- a CDS encoding MFS transporter, with translation MSKFTEESGTVTDHGAVHMRANQVRLVIAQLLGGIGIASGVAVGGLLAEQISGTPSAAGFVQTASVLGAGFLAIPLARLAAKRGRNWALAIGFGLGGAGAALVIASAVTTQFWMLLLGMLFVGSGRAANLQARYAATELVDPKAQARAMSIIMWATTVGSILGPNLSEPGSVVGRVVGIDPLSGPFLFSVVAFTCAALVVATLRVRPAPSGRTGQMDDATNAPDPSRKPIGSVAAIRIACHNPDAIFAMVSIVAGQMMMTSVMVMTPIHMSHGGMSLTLIGVVISVHTLGMYGASPLFGFLADKFGPRNISLLSTGIFAVSLVLGGLDAFSTHSEMPRLLIALFLLGFGWSASLIGGSALLNRSVDDDIKIPLQGGVDSLMNFGAAILAALAGPVLALGGFLAVNVMAVCILVPFIFFGVRALARR, from the coding sequence ATGAGTAAATTTACGGAAGAGAGCGGCACCGTGACCGATCACGGCGCCGTTCATATGCGCGCGAACCAAGTGCGGCTCGTCATTGCGCAACTCCTCGGCGGGATCGGCATCGCGTCGGGCGTGGCGGTCGGTGGTTTGCTCGCCGAGCAAATCTCCGGCACGCCCTCCGCTGCCGGATTCGTACAAACGGCCTCGGTGCTCGGTGCCGGGTTCCTGGCGATCCCACTGGCCAGGCTCGCCGCAAAACGTGGCAGGAATTGGGCGCTCGCCATCGGCTTCGGTCTCGGCGGGGCGGGTGCGGCACTGGTGATCGCGTCCGCCGTCACCACACAGTTCTGGATGCTGCTGCTCGGAATGCTTTTTGTCGGCTCCGGCCGCGCGGCAAATCTCCAAGCACGGTATGCCGCCACCGAACTCGTCGACCCCAAGGCGCAGGCCCGCGCAATGTCCATCATCATGTGGGCGACGACTGTGGGATCGATCCTCGGCCCGAACCTGTCCGAGCCGGGAAGTGTCGTGGGACGAGTCGTCGGCATCGATCCGCTCTCCGGGCCGTTCTTGTTTTCAGTTGTCGCGTTCACGTGCGCGGCGCTCGTGGTCGCAACGCTGCGAGTCCGTCCGGCGCCGTCCGGCAGGACCGGCCAAATGGACGACGCGACAAACGCTCCAGACCCGTCTCGGAAACCGATCGGCTCGGTCGCGGCCATTCGAATCGCTTGCCACAACCCGGACGCGATATTTGCCATGGTCTCGATCGTCGCCGGCCAGATGATGATGACGTCGGTGATGGTCATGACGCCGATTCACATGAGTCACGGCGGCATGTCATTGACCTTGATCGGCGTTGTCATAAGTGTTCATACGCTTGGAATGTATGGGGCCAGCCCGCTTTTCGGATTCTTGGCCGACAAATTCGGCCCCCGCAATATCTCGTTGTTGAGCACCGGCATCTTTGCGGTCTCGCTCGTTCTCGGCGGCCTCGACGCATTTTCGACGCACTCCGAAATGCCGCGCCTGCTGATCGCGCTGTTCTTGCTCGGGTTCGGCTGGTCGGCTAGCCTCATCGGCGGCTCTGCACTGCTCAATCGTTCGGTGGACGACGACATCAAGATTCCGCTGCAAGGCGGCGTCGACTCCTTGATGAACTTCGGCGCCGCAATCCTTGCCGCACTCGCCGGACCGGTTTTGGCGCTTGGCGGATTCTTGGCGGTCAACGTGATGGCAGTGTGCATCTTGGTGCCGTTCATCTTCTTCGGCGTCAGGGCGTTGGCGCGGCGGTAA